The nucleotide sequence CAGTCAGCTCCAGCACGCGCTGGGCGACGTTTTCACGGCTGTAGTCGATGGTTGCCCACGCGCCATGCTCCATCGCCCGTGCGGCTTTAGCGGCCGAGCTCACGGTGCCAATCAGCTTGACCCCGAGTGCTTTAGCCCACTGGCAGGCCAGCGAGCCGACACCACCGGCAGCTGCATGAAACAGAATGGTTTCGCCGCCCTGCAGGGCAAAGGTTTGGCGCAGCAGATACTGCACCGTGAGGCCCTTGAGCATGACAGCTGCAGCCTGCTCGAAGCTGATCGTATCCGGCAGTTTGACCAGCTTTTCGGCGGGCACTACATGTAGCTCGCTGTATGCACCTAAAGGGCCGGTGGCATAGGCGACGCGGTCGCCCACTCGGAAACCGCTAACGGCTGAGCCCACGGCCTCGACTATCCCAGCGGCCTCAGTACCGAGCCCGGAGGGCAGGCTTGGCGGTGCATACAGGCCACTGCGAAAATAGGTGTCGATGAAATTCAGGCCGATGGCCTGATTGTGCACCCGTACCTCATTAGGGCCGGGCAACGCGGGCTGATAGTCGAGGTAGTCGAGTACTTCGGGGCCACCGTGGCGGCTAAATTGAATACGCATGGGCATTGTCGGACTCCTCAACGATTGAATGGCTGGATCATGCATGCAGAAGCGCAAGAGTGCCGCTATCCAATCGTCTCCATTGACCGCCGTCAACGGCGGCAGCGCAGTGGCTAAAAATGGCCGGGAGCCATTTTTAGCGTCACGTCGCGACGACCCGAAGGGTGGCCGCCATGGATGGCAGGCCATAAATGTTATGCTTGCCGCCGATTTCGCCGTTCAGCAGCCTTTACTGCTGGGCAGCCTTACCTGCTTTCAAGGTGCCGCCGTGAGTGACCGTACTGAGGCCGTAAAAGCCTATCTGCTGGACCTGCAAGACCGTATCTGTACTGCCCTGCAAGCCGAAGACGGCGGCGCTGAGTTTTTTGAAGACGCCTGGCAGCGTCCGGGTGGTGGCGGTGGTCGCACACGGGTGATGGAAAACGGTGCACTGATCGAAAAGGGCGGGGTGAACTTCTCCCATGTATTTGGCGACAGCCTGCCGCCTTCGGCCAGCGCCC is from Pseudomonas sp. TMP9 and encodes:
- a CDS encoding NADPH:quinone reductase — translated: MPMRIQFSRHGGPEVLDYLDYQPALPGPNEVRVHNQAIGLNFIDTYFRSGLYAPPSLPSGLGTEAAGIVEAVGSAVSGFRVGDRVAYATGPLGAYSELHVVPAEKLVKLPDTISFEQAAAVMLKGLTVQYLLRQTFALQGGETILFHAAAGGVGSLACQWAKALGVKLIGTVSSAAKAARAMEHGAWATIDYSRENVAQRVLELTGGKKCPVVYDGVGKDTWETSLDCVAPRGLLVSFGNASGAVSGVNLGILAQKGSLFVTRPTLAGYADTPTRLQSMADELFTMLESGKLQVEISNRYALKDAALAQTALSARQTTGSTILLP